In one Acanthochromis polyacanthus isolate Apoly-LR-REF ecotype Palm Island chromosome 20, KAUST_Apoly_ChrSc, whole genome shotgun sequence genomic region, the following are encoded:
- the LOC110968292 gene encoding putative zinc finger protein 66 isoform X1, producing MDSMQKEIRSEVNPQQDDRAPTRTPRGLRSLCCDQCGKTFTQRGNLNIHKLIHSGVRAHRCDQCGKTFTQLSNLKTHRLFHSGVRAHRCEQCGKTFTLLGHLKAHQIIHSGVKAHRCDQCGKAFAQMSSLKTHQLVHSGEKPHRCDQCGKTFAVRSSLKKHHVIHSGVKAHGCDKCGKTFTEQGSLIIHQRNHTDSQPYHCELCGKTFKQQYTLKAHQRLHIGQDVFCCVQCCKLFTKYSEFKAHEITHTGDKPYRCVQCGKTYNSVCGLIVHRRNHTGERPYKCEQCEKTFKTSNALKRHRQIHGNGEHVSAGANSTDGPSSQPCQLCADAKSYRCDRLRTLRSHTGHKPNSCKEGGRGFPTPGSFIAHEINYKLKKQIQYSQDVFV from the exons ATGGATTCTATGCAAAAG GAAATCAGAAGCGAAGTGAACCCTCAGCAGGATGACAGAGCTCCCACAAGAACTCCACGAGGACTTAGATCTCTGTGTTGTGATCAGTgcgggaagacttttactcagaGGGGCAACTTAAACATACATAAACTCATCCACAGTGGGGTCAGAGCTCACaggtgtgatcagtgtgggaagacttttacccAGCTGAGTAACTTAAAAACACATCGGCTTTTCCACAGCGGAGTCAGAGCACACCGGTGTGAGCAGTGTGGGAAGACGTTCACTCTGCTGGGTCATTTAAAAGCACATCAGATCATCCACAGTGGAGTCAAAGCCCACaggtgtgatcagtgtgggaaggcGTTCGCTCAGATGAGCAGCTTGAAAACACACCAGCTCGTCCACAGCGGAGAGAAACCGCACAgatgtgaccagtgtgggaagacgTTTGCCGTGAGGAGCAGCTTGAAAAAGCACCACGTCatccacagtggagttaaaGCTCACGGCTGTGAcaagtgtgggaagacttttactgaGCAGGGAAGCTTGATTATCCATCAGCGTAATCACACCGACAGCCAACCGTACCACTGTGAGCTCTGTGGAAAAACCTTCAAGCAGCAATACACCCTGAAGGCACACCAGCGCCTGCACATCGGACAGGATGTGTTCTGCTGCGTCCAGTGCTGCAAACTATTTACTAAGTACTCGGAATTTAAAGCCCATGAAATCACCCACACCGGAGACAAACCGTACCGCTGTGTCCAGTGTGGGAAAACCTACAACTCTGTTTGTGGCCTGATAGTCCACCGACGAAACCACACCGGGGAGAGACCGTACAAATGTGAGCAGTGTGAGaagacttttaaaacttcaaacGCCTTAAAACGACACCGACAGATCCACGGCAATGGAGAACATGTGAGTGCCGGTGCAAA CAGCACAGATGGACCCAGTTCTCAGCCCTGTCAGCTCTGTGCCGATGCTAAATCCTACCGTTGTGACCGACTAAGAACCCTACGGAGTCACACTGGACACAAACCGAACTCCTGCAAAGAAGGTGGGAGAGGTTTCCCAACACCTGGTTCATTCATAGCCCATGAAATCAACTACaaactgaaaaagcaaattCAATATAGTCAGGATGTCTTTGTGTAA
- the LOC110968292 gene encoding putative zinc finger protein 66 isoform X2, translated as MDSMQKEIRSEVNPQQDDRAPTRTPRGLRSLCCDQCGKTFTQRGNLNIHKLIHSGVRAHRCDQCGKTFTQLSNLKTHRLFHSGVRAHRCEQCGKTFTLLGHLKAHQIIHSGVKAHRCDQCGKAFAQMSSLKTHQLVHSGEKPHRCDQCGKTFAVRSSLKKHHVIHSGVKAHGCDKCGKTFTEQGSLIIHQRNHTDSQPYHCELCGKTFKQQYTLKAHQRLHIGQDVFCCVQCCKLFTKYSEFKAHEITHTGDKPYRCVQCGKTYNSVCGLIVHRRNHTGERPYKCEQCEKTFKTSNALKRHRQIHGNGEHRSSTDGPSSQPCQLCADAKSYRCDRLRTLRSHTGHKPNSCKEGGRGFPTPGSFIAHEINYKLKKQIQYSQDVFV; from the exons ATGGATTCTATGCAAAAG GAAATCAGAAGCGAAGTGAACCCTCAGCAGGATGACAGAGCTCCCACAAGAACTCCACGAGGACTTAGATCTCTGTGTTGTGATCAGTgcgggaagacttttactcagaGGGGCAACTTAAACATACATAAACTCATCCACAGTGGGGTCAGAGCTCACaggtgtgatcagtgtgggaagacttttacccAGCTGAGTAACTTAAAAACACATCGGCTTTTCCACAGCGGAGTCAGAGCACACCGGTGTGAGCAGTGTGGGAAGACGTTCACTCTGCTGGGTCATTTAAAAGCACATCAGATCATCCACAGTGGAGTCAAAGCCCACaggtgtgatcagtgtgggaaggcGTTCGCTCAGATGAGCAGCTTGAAAACACACCAGCTCGTCCACAGCGGAGAGAAACCGCACAgatgtgaccagtgtgggaagacgTTTGCCGTGAGGAGCAGCTTGAAAAAGCACCACGTCatccacagtggagttaaaGCTCACGGCTGTGAcaagtgtgggaagacttttactgaGCAGGGAAGCTTGATTATCCATCAGCGTAATCACACCGACAGCCAACCGTACCACTGTGAGCTCTGTGGAAAAACCTTCAAGCAGCAATACACCCTGAAGGCACACCAGCGCCTGCACATCGGACAGGATGTGTTCTGCTGCGTCCAGTGCTGCAAACTATTTACTAAGTACTCGGAATTTAAAGCCCATGAAATCACCCACACCGGAGACAAACCGTACCGCTGTGTCCAGTGTGGGAAAACCTACAACTCTGTTTGTGGCCTGATAGTCCACCGACGAAACCACACCGGGGAGAGACCGTACAAATGTGAGCAGTGTGAGaagacttttaaaacttcaaacGCCTTAAAACGACACCGACAGATCCACGGCAATGGAGAACAT CGGAGCAGCACAGATGGACCCAGTTCTCAGCCCTGTCAGCTCTGTGCCGATGCTAAATCCTACCGTTGTGACCGACTAAGAACCCTACGGAGTCACACTGGACACAAACCGAACTCCTGCAAAGAAGGTGGGAGAGGTTTCCCAACACCTGGTTCATTCATAGCCCATGAAATCAACTACaaactgaaaaagcaaattCAATATAGTCAGGATGTCTTTGTGTAA
- the LOC110968292 gene encoding zinc finger protein 239-like isoform X3 produces MDSMQKEIRSEVNPQQDDRAPTRTPRGLRSLCCDQCGKTFTQRGNLNIHKLIHSGVRAHRCDQCGKTFTQLSNLKTHRLFHSGVRAHRCEQCGKTFTLLGHLKAHQIIHSGVKAHRCDQCGKAFAQMSSLKTHQLVHSGEKPHRCDQCGKTFAVRSSLKKHHVIHSGVKAHGCDKCGKTFTEQGSLIIHQRNHTDSQPYHCELCGKTFKQQYTLKAHQRLHIGQDVFCCVQCCKLFTKYSEFKAHEITHTGDKPYRCVQCGKTYNSVCGLIVHRRNHTGERPYKCEQCEKTFKTSNALKRHRQIHGNGEHVSAGANGAAQMDPVLSPVSSVPMLNPTVVTD; encoded by the exons ATGGATTCTATGCAAAAG GAAATCAGAAGCGAAGTGAACCCTCAGCAGGATGACAGAGCTCCCACAAGAACTCCACGAGGACTTAGATCTCTGTGTTGTGATCAGTgcgggaagacttttactcagaGGGGCAACTTAAACATACATAAACTCATCCACAGTGGGGTCAGAGCTCACaggtgtgatcagtgtgggaagacttttacccAGCTGAGTAACTTAAAAACACATCGGCTTTTCCACAGCGGAGTCAGAGCACACCGGTGTGAGCAGTGTGGGAAGACGTTCACTCTGCTGGGTCATTTAAAAGCACATCAGATCATCCACAGTGGAGTCAAAGCCCACaggtgtgatcagtgtgggaaggcGTTCGCTCAGATGAGCAGCTTGAAAACACACCAGCTCGTCCACAGCGGAGAGAAACCGCACAgatgtgaccagtgtgggaagacgTTTGCCGTGAGGAGCAGCTTGAAAAAGCACCACGTCatccacagtggagttaaaGCTCACGGCTGTGAcaagtgtgggaagacttttactgaGCAGGGAAGCTTGATTATCCATCAGCGTAATCACACCGACAGCCAACCGTACCACTGTGAGCTCTGTGGAAAAACCTTCAAGCAGCAATACACCCTGAAGGCACACCAGCGCCTGCACATCGGACAGGATGTGTTCTGCTGCGTCCAGTGCTGCAAACTATTTACTAAGTACTCGGAATTTAAAGCCCATGAAATCACCCACACCGGAGACAAACCGTACCGCTGTGTCCAGTGTGGGAAAACCTACAACTCTGTTTGTGGCCTGATAGTCCACCGACGAAACCACACCGGGGAGAGACCGTACAAATGTGAGCAGTGTGAGaagacttttaaaacttcaaacGCCTTAAAACGACACCGACAGATCCACGGCAATGGAGAACATGTGAGTGCCGGTGCAAA CGGAGCAGCACAGATGGACCCAGTTCTCAGCCCTGTCAGCTCTGTGCCGATGCTAAATCCTACCGTTGTGACCGACTAA
- the LOC110968292 gene encoding zinc finger protein 239-like isoform X4: protein MDSMQKEIRSEVNPQQDDRAPTRTPRGLRSLCCDQCGKTFTQRGNLNIHKLIHSGVRAHRCDQCGKTFTQLSNLKTHRLFHSGVRAHRCEQCGKTFTLLGHLKAHQIIHSGVKAHRCDQCGKAFAQMSSLKTHQLVHSGEKPHRCDQCGKTFAVRSSLKKHHVIHSGVKAHGCDKCGKTFTEQGSLIIHQRNHTDSQPYHCELCGKTFKQQYTLKAHQRLHIGQDVFCCVQCCKLFTKYSEFKAHEITHTGDKPYRCVQCGKTYNSVCGLIVHRRNHTGERPYKCEQCEKTFKTSNALKRHRQIHGNGEHQHRWTQFSALSALCRC, encoded by the exons ATGGATTCTATGCAAAAG GAAATCAGAAGCGAAGTGAACCCTCAGCAGGATGACAGAGCTCCCACAAGAACTCCACGAGGACTTAGATCTCTGTGTTGTGATCAGTgcgggaagacttttactcagaGGGGCAACTTAAACATACATAAACTCATCCACAGTGGGGTCAGAGCTCACaggtgtgatcagtgtgggaagacttttacccAGCTGAGTAACTTAAAAACACATCGGCTTTTCCACAGCGGAGTCAGAGCACACCGGTGTGAGCAGTGTGGGAAGACGTTCACTCTGCTGGGTCATTTAAAAGCACATCAGATCATCCACAGTGGAGTCAAAGCCCACaggtgtgatcagtgtgggaaggcGTTCGCTCAGATGAGCAGCTTGAAAACACACCAGCTCGTCCACAGCGGAGAGAAACCGCACAgatgtgaccagtgtgggaagacgTTTGCCGTGAGGAGCAGCTTGAAAAAGCACCACGTCatccacagtggagttaaaGCTCACGGCTGTGAcaagtgtgggaagacttttactgaGCAGGGAAGCTTGATTATCCATCAGCGTAATCACACCGACAGCCAACCGTACCACTGTGAGCTCTGTGGAAAAACCTTCAAGCAGCAATACACCCTGAAGGCACACCAGCGCCTGCACATCGGACAGGATGTGTTCTGCTGCGTCCAGTGCTGCAAACTATTTACTAAGTACTCGGAATTTAAAGCCCATGAAATCACCCACACCGGAGACAAACCGTACCGCTGTGTCCAGTGTGGGAAAACCTACAACTCTGTTTGTGGCCTGATAGTCCACCGACGAAACCACACCGGGGAGAGACCGTACAAATGTGAGCAGTGTGAGaagacttttaaaacttcaaacGCCTTAAAACGACACCGACAGATCCACGGCAATGGAGAACAT CAGCACAGATGGACCCAGTTCTCAGCCCTGTCAGCTCTGTGCCGATGCTAA